A region from the Leptospirillum ferriphilum ML-04 genome encodes:
- the pssA gene encoding CDP-diacylglycerol--serine O-phosphatidyltransferase has translation MEHYHQNNPVDGTGIRSRGIYILPNLFTTGNLFFGFLAIVQSFHHDFLKAAYSILIASVFDNLDGKVARLARATSQFGVEYDSLADLISFGVAPAFLVFNSDLASYHRLGLLAAFLFAACGALRLARFNVITTKVSSRYFVGLPIPAGALFLVSSELAKNSPISAVFPFSNGFFLVSTYFIAILMVSPVLYKSFKEIRFLKRPLHTFVSVLLLALLFVLYPRQSLFVGIFLYALSGPVEFLLFRFVVRKPQEMGPEPSTRTFSSSRFSPLKGLNRRKP, from the coding sequence TTGGAACACTACCATCAGAACAATCCGGTTGACGGAACAGGGATTCGGTCGCGCGGGATCTATATTCTCCCCAATCTGTTTACGACGGGGAATCTCTTTTTTGGATTTCTCGCGATCGTCCAGAGCTTCCATCATGATTTTCTCAAAGCCGCCTATTCTATCCTGATCGCTTCGGTTTTTGACAATCTCGATGGAAAGGTTGCCCGTCTGGCTCGCGCAACAAGCCAGTTCGGCGTCGAATACGACAGTCTGGCTGACCTGATATCGTTCGGGGTTGCTCCCGCTTTTCTGGTGTTTAACTCCGATCTCGCCTCTTACCACAGGCTTGGTCTTTTGGCCGCTTTTTTGTTCGCTGCCTGCGGAGCGCTGCGTCTCGCGCGGTTCAATGTGATTACCACGAAAGTCTCCAGTCGTTATTTCGTCGGTCTTCCTATTCCTGCGGGAGCCCTGTTTCTCGTTTCATCGGAATTGGCCAAGAACAGTCCGATCTCGGCCGTTTTCCCTTTTTCAAACGGATTTTTTCTCGTCTCCACCTATTTCATAGCAATCCTGATGGTCAGTCCGGTTCTCTACAAGAGCTTCAAGGAGATTCGTTTTTTAAAGAGACCTCTCCACACGTTTGTTTCCGTACTTTTACTGGCCCTTCTTTTTGTTCTTTATCCCCGTCAATCCCTTTTTGTGGGGATTTTTCTCTATGCCCTGTCTGGTCCTGTCGAATTTCTTCTTTTTCGTTTTGTTGTCCGAAAGCCTCAGGAGATGGGTCCCGAACCCTCGACAAGAACCTTCTCCTCTTCGCGATTCTCTCCTCTGAAGGGTTTGAACAGACGAAAACCCTGA
- a CDS encoding phosphatidylserine decarboxylase family protein, translating to MRIAENHFKTPVVREGFPFVLLALGVFFLSLYFLGMPGLIAGVLPAFVLNFFRNPNRQVPAGRGLIVSPADGKIVKAQKDPLTGRWKVSIFMNVFDVHVNRIPVTSVVRKVTYIPGKFVNADLDKASEHNERNTLLLQTDDGHEISMTQVAGLIARRILCYAEVSDRLPAGTTFGLIRFGSRVDLDLPEKTILSVGMGERVKGGESILGTLPSEQSG from the coding sequence ATGAGGATCGCAGAGAACCACTTTAAGACCCCTGTTGTTCGGGAAGGTTTTCCTTTTGTCTTACTGGCCCTTGGGGTTTTTTTTCTGTCCCTGTATTTTCTTGGAATGCCGGGATTGATCGCGGGTGTGTTGCCTGCTTTTGTTCTGAATTTTTTTCGAAATCCGAATCGACAAGTCCCTGCCGGACGAGGATTGATCGTTTCTCCGGCAGACGGAAAAATTGTCAAGGCACAGAAAGATCCCCTCACAGGGCGCTGGAAAGTGTCAATTTTTATGAATGTTTTTGATGTTCACGTCAACAGGATCCCCGTGACGTCTGTTGTCCGGAAAGTGACTTACATTCCGGGAAAGTTTGTGAACGCGGATTTGGACAAAGCGTCCGAACACAATGAGAGAAACACCCTTCTGCTTCAGACGGACGACGGTCATGAAATATCGATGACCCAGGTGGCGGGTCTGATCGCCCGCCGTATCCTCTGTTATGCGGAAGTCTCCGACCGGTTGCCTGCGGGAACCACTTTTGGCCTGATTCGGTTTGGATCCCGGGTGGATCTGGACCTTCCGGAAAAGACGATTCTGTCGGTCGGAATGGGAGAGCGGGTAAAGGGAGGAGAGTCGATTCTTGGAACACTACCATCAGAACAATCCGGTTGA